In Cotesia glomerata isolate CgM1 unplaced genomic scaffold, MPM_Cglom_v2.3 scaffold_2022, whole genome shotgun sequence, the following proteins share a genomic window:
- the LOC123274060 gene encoding transmembrane protein 161B-like produces MGIVYLLIALAVQIIDEKIIEIGLNKAYTSFNQSATKFLGEHGLSSTGPASRIVLKFSLAVWCGLLGSLLTFPGLRMAQMHSDALIYHKQA; encoded by the exons ATGGGaatcgtttatttattaattgcatTAGCAGTTCAAATTATTgacgaaaaaattatagaaattggTCTGAACAAAGCTTACACCAGTTTCAATCAAAGTGCAACTAAATTTCTTGGCGAACATGGACTCTCTTCTAC ggGACCAGCATCAAGGATAGTTTTGAAGTTTTCTCTAGCTGTTTGGTGTGGATTACTTGGCTCGTTGCTAACATTTCCGGGTCTGAGGATGGCTCAAATGCACTCAGATgctttaat TTACCACAAACAAGCGTAa